A stretch of Henckelia pumila isolate YLH828 chromosome 4, ASM3356847v2, whole genome shotgun sequence DNA encodes these proteins:
- the LOC140865091 gene encoding peptidyl-prolyl cis-trans isomerase CYP26-2, chloroplastic encodes MHSSSRLLCQIHQLIPPKPLQFPATQAPPNPILRRDLTFSSLLLFMMGPLTAPQPLRAETMVITPDKPIVPCVDRNPETGKKAFLDVSIDGEPVGRIVIGLYGEDVPSGSSRFSDLVSGAGGVSYRRKEFVKIMPNYVQNGGLRYYGGDAEIARKTGRKLSILDRLVDELEKQDVSCVGTKNVAKSVSIIVRDPLKPPPKLKLVAREGKLEIGQEEVGTDPNGTEFVITTEDSPELDASALVVGRVIEGMDVVERIGRVETVKENTTSPYFRVAKLIGDKRAVVAERGFNRPYSKVVITNCGLIMDTN; translated from the exons ATGCATTCTTCATCTCGGCTACTATGTCAAATCCACCAGCTAATTCCCCCGAAGCCACTTCAGTTTCCCGCAACGCAAGCTCCCCCAAATCCAATCCTCCGCCGGGACCTCACCTTTTCGTCGCTGCTGCTGTTCATGATGGGCCCTCTTACGGCGCCGCAACCACTGCGAGCAGAAACAATGGTGATTACACCAGATAAACCCATTGTTCCATGCGTGGATAGAAACCCAGAAACGGGAAAGAAAGCATTTCTTGATGTGTCCATAGACGGAGAGCCTGTCGGCCGAATCGTGATTGGGCTGTACGGCGAGGATGTCCCATCTGGTTCCTCCAGGTTCAGTGATCTTGTCTCCGGAGCAGGTGGGGTAAGTTACCGCAGAAAAGAGTTCGTGAAGATAATGCCTAATTACGTGCAAAATGGTGGGCTTCGATATTACGGCGGGGATGCGGAGATTGCCCGGAAAACGGGGAGGAAACTGTCGATACTCGACCGTTTAGTGGACGAATTGGAGAAGCAGGATGTGTCTTGTGTAGGGACCAAGAATGTGGCCAAGAGTGTGAGCATTATTGTGAGGGATCCATTGAAACCACCTCCGAAGCTTAAGCTTGTTGCCAGAGAAGGGAAGCTTGAAATCGGCCAAGAAGAAGTCGGAACGGACCCGAACGGGACGGAGTTCGTGATCACGACGGAGGACTCGCCGGAGTTGGATGCCTCGGCTTTGGTGGTGGGGAGAGTGATTGAAGGAATGGATGTTGTGGAGAGGATTGGCAGAGTTGAGACTGTTAAAGAGAATACAACTTCTCCTTACTTTAG GGTGGCCAAGCTAATAGGAGACAAAAGGGCTGTGGTAGCGGAAAGAGGCTTCAACAGACCTTACTCCAAAGTGGTGATCACAAATTGTGGACTCATTATGGACACGAACTAG
- the LOC140867429 gene encoding transmembrane 9 superfamily member 9-like, translating to MEWIKDFIEKIPNAFWMYLHVFAYGCIMLSFHVSYLPGTVDPKDFANGDPLLVEVQRLTSPKTQISESYYSLPYCIPKKIVEDRKDDLGKFLSSARLAISPYEFKMGEPQMCQVVCRTILDAKDVKELKQRIDREYRVNMILDNLTLVVPYNRSSYTDSSVYPSGFPVGVKVQYGGKLEPKYFINNHLAFTVKYHKDEESTDHVARIVGFEAKPFSVKHGYECENEKLRLKNCTLTGNDSQLEVEDDKEIIFTYDVEFQESGIKWASRADAYLYMLEDVEIHCLSFIISIFAGTLHLLMLANITDDVQLVEEEEEEEEEEEEEIGWILVPEDIFRPPANSDLLCVYAGTGVQIFGMILFTMIFAALGFLSPSNPWEMMTTLLSLWAFMGLFAGYTSASLHTMLNAKEWRRIVLKTSFMFPGILFVIFFILTTALSWGEESSRAITFGAMFALVLKWLGVSVPLVLVGSYVGFKIPAIKGPVKINGIQREISEQSWFLNPVLTILSILIGGAIPFFVASAELFFVITSIWLHNFYCDLAFLLLTFFLFIVTCGSSSILHCYFHICRGDNLWWWRSFFASGSSALYFFLYAVYYYTQFKFTEPVPAVVYFRYALVGSFALFVLAGTVGFLACVFWLTSSIHSCQDRQNVEAFGSRD from the coding sequence ATGGAATGGATAAAGGATTTCATCGAGAAAATACCCAACGCATTTTGGATGTACTTGCATGTCTTCGCATATGGTTGCATCATGCTCAGTTTTCACGTCTCATATCTTCCGGGCACCGTCGATCCCAAAGATTTCGCCAATGGTGATCCTTTGTTGGTGGAAGTGCAAAGATTGACCTCACCGAAAACTCAGATTTCAGAATCCTATTATTCTCTCCCTTACTGCATACCAAAGAAAATTGTAGAGGACAGGAAGGACGACCTGGGGAAATTTCTTAGCAGTGCTCGCCTTGCGATCTCTCCCTATGAGTTCAAGATGGGAGAACCACAAATGTGCCAAGTTGTTTGTCGCACCATCCTTGATGCCAAAGATGTGAAGGAGTTGAAACAGAGGATTGATCGCGAATACCGGGTGAACATGATATTGGATAATCTCACTCTAGTTGTGCCATACAACAGATCATCTTATACGGATTCCTCTGTGTATCCTAGTGGTTTCCCGGTTGGGGTGAAAGTGCAGTATGGTGGAAAACTGGAGCCAAAGTATTTTATCAACAACCACTTGGCATTTACTGTAAAGTATCACAAGGATGAAGAAAGTACTGATCATGTGGCTAGAATTGTAGGATTTGAAGCCAAACCATTCAGTGTAAAGCATGGATATGAGTGTGAGAATGAGAAGCTGAGGTTGAAAAACTGCACTCTAACTGGCAATGATTCCCAACTAGAAGTTGAAGATGACAAGGAAATTATTTTCACCTACGACGTAGAGTTTCAGGAGAGTGGGATCAAATGGGCTTCTAGAGCCGATGCTTATCTTTATATGCTTGAAGATGTTGAGATTCATTGTTTATCATTCATCATTTCGATTTTTGCTGGTACTCTTCACTTGTTAATGTTGGCGAATATTACTGACGACGTCCAATTggtggaagaagaagaagaagaagaagaagaagaagaagaagaaattggaTGGATATTAGTTCCTGAGGACATTTTCAGGCCTCCTGCAAACTCAGATTTGCTGTGTGTTTATGCTGGCACCGGTGTTCAGATTTTTGGGATGATTCTATTTACGATGATCTTTGCTGCACTTGGATTCCTTTCTCCTTCGAACCCATGGGAGATGATGACAACTTTGCTATCTCTCTGGGCATTCATGGGCCTGTTTGCAGGCTACACCTCAGCTAGTCTCCATACAATGTTGAATGCAAAGGAATGGAGAAGGATCGTTCTCAAAACATCTTTCATGTTCCCTGGAATATTGTTTGTCATTTTCTTCATCTTGACGACTGCTCTAAGTTGGGGAGAGGAATCATCCAGAGCCATAACATTTGGGGCAATGTTTGCATTAGTCCTCAAGTGGCTCGGCGTCTCTGTTCCACTTGTTCTTGTAGGTAGCTATGTTGGGTTCAAGATACCCGCCATCAAGGGTCCAGTAAAAATCAACGGAATTCAGAGGGAAATATCCGAGCAATCATGGTTCTTGAACCCAGTCTTAACTATATTATCTATACTAATAGGAGGCGCAATCCCATTCTTTGTTGCATCTGCAGAGCTATTCTTCGTCATCACATCAATCTGGTTACATAACTTCTATTGCGACTTAGCATTCCTCTTACTTACATTCTTCCTTTTTATCGTCACCTGCGGCTCAAGCAGTATATTGCATTGCTACTTCCACATCTGCAGAGGAGACAACTTGTGGTGGTGGAGATCATTCTTCGCCTCGGGTTCATCTGCACTCTACTTCTTCCTTTATGCTGTGTACTACTACACACAGTTCAAGTTCACAGAACCAGTACCCGCAGTTGTCTATTTCAGGTATGCTCTTGTTGGTTCATTCGCGTTATTTGTGCTCGCCGGCACGGTTGGTTTCTTGGCTTGTGTCTTCTGGTTAACTAGTTCTATCCACTCGTGCCAAGATCGACAAAATGTCGAAGCATTTGGAAGTAGAGATTGA